The following are from one region of the Littorina saxatilis isolate snail1 linkage group LG2, US_GU_Lsax_2.0, whole genome shotgun sequence genome:
- the LOC138958773 gene encoding uncharacterized protein, with product MTQAVNKIPSPMDWLRGACTCALLALTWVHVPGVEGHGRLLDPPSRSSMFRKGFNNPPNYDDNQLFCGGFNTQWAKYGGKCGVCGDPWPGPRDNEPGGKYANGIITKKYAEGQVIEVYVQLTANHKGYFEFRLCKHDNPLTNITHACLDQNLLVLADTGETRYMVKAGAYSAVQDIKIKLRLPKGVTCAACVLQWKYNAGNSWGVDPDTKEGCIGCGPQEQFYGCADVAIGHDEIVTGVPPEKFPWYFQDPGSEWHYGIAYVFGTGGDRGSISSAERVRVGSGLCVLLFAAVAAVFAARKVFL from the exons ATGACACAGGCAGTCAACAAAATCCCTTCACCGATGGATTGGCTACGGGGTGCGTGCACGTGCGCACTGTTGGCACTGACTTGGGTGCATGTACCCGGGGTGGAGGGACACGGGAGGTTGTTGGACCCTCCCTCCAGGTCAAGCATGTTTAGGAAGGGCTTCAACAATCCCCCCAACTATGACGACAACCAGCTCTTCTGTGGAGGTTTCAAC ACGCAGTGGGCGAAGTACGGCGGAAAGTGCGGCGTGTGCGGCGACCCCTGGCCCGGCCCACGTGACAACGAACCTGGCGGCAAGTACGCCAACGGCATCATCACCAAGAAATACGCCGAGGGCCAGGTCATTGAGGTCTACGTTCAGCTCACTGCCAACCACAAG GGCTACTTCGAGTTCCGCCTGTGCAAACACGACAACCCGTTAACCAACATCACCCACGCCTGTCTGGACCAGAACCTGCTGGTGTTGGCCGATACGGGCGAGACCCGTTACATGGTCAAGGCGGGGGCCTACAGCGCCGTTCAGGACATCAAGATCAAGCTCCGCCTTCCCAAAGGAGTGACCTGCGCTGCCTGCGTCCTGCAGTGGAAATACAACGCGGGAAATAGCTGGGGGGTGGATCCGGACACCAAAGAAGGCTGCATCGGATGCGGGCCGCAGGAGCAGTTCTACGGCTGCGCGGATGTCGCTATCGGCCACGACGAGATCGTCACCGGTGTCCCCCCAGAAAAGTTCCCCTGGTACTTCCAGGACCCCGGCTCGGAGTGGCACTACGGGATCGCCTACGTTTTCGGCACCGGTGGGGATCGCGGGTCGATCTCTTCTGCTGAAAGGGTTCGTGTTGGCTCTGGACTGTGTGTGCTGCTgtttgctgctgttgctgcggTTTTTGCGGCTCGAAAGGTCTTTCTGTGA